In Porphyromonas cangingivalis, a genomic segment contains:
- a CDS encoding glycosyltransferase family 2 protein, translated as MKETHHTPPIAVVILNWNGESLLRHYLPAVIDNTPGHIGEVIVADNGSSDGSMAYCREMGVRVLDLETNHGFAEGYNRAIALLTHPYILLLNSDVRVTLGWIEPLHDFIEAHPEVVSVQPKIRSERAPESFEYAGAQGGYMDRLGYPFCRGRIFATVEEDRGQYGDGEAQEVFWTTGAAMLVRRQAYIDAGGLDASFFAHQEEIDLCWRWQCLGHKLYVVPQSVVYHVGGASLSAENPRKTFLNFRNNLRMLHRNLPEDRLRKVFRLRRVLDLLAAAVFLLSGKPGDAKAVLKAWQDFRSSKPERRPIGDRAQAYKSLYQHSLLLRYHIAMERTFSSLKR; from the coding sequence ATGAAAGAGACCCATCACACTCCACCCATAGCCGTCGTCATCCTCAACTGGAACGGTGAATCGCTCCTGCGCCACTATCTGCCTGCGGTCATCGACAATACGCCCGGACACATCGGCGAAGTCATCGTCGCCGACAACGGTTCGTCCGACGGCTCCATGGCCTACTGTCGGGAGATGGGCGTCAGGGTGTTGGACTTGGAGACCAACCATGGCTTTGCCGAAGGTTACAACCGTGCCATAGCTCTCCTCACACATCCCTACATCCTCCTTCTCAACAGTGACGTAAGGGTCACCCTGGGATGGATCGAACCCCTCCATGACTTCATCGAAGCACATCCCGAAGTGGTCTCCGTACAGCCGAAGATCCGGTCGGAGCGTGCGCCCGAGTCCTTCGAGTATGCAGGGGCACAAGGCGGATATATGGATCGACTCGGTTATCCTTTCTGTCGGGGGCGCATCTTTGCGACCGTGGAGGAGGACAGAGGACAGTATGGCGACGGCGAGGCTCAGGAGGTCTTCTGGACGACAGGTGCGGCGATGCTTGTGAGGCGACAAGCATACATCGATGCCGGTGGGCTGGATGCTTCGTTTTTCGCTCATCAGGAGGAGATAGACCTCTGCTGGAGGTGGCAGTGTCTCGGACACAAGCTCTATGTCGTGCCACAGAGTGTCGTCTATCATGTGGGTGGGGCTTCGCTCTCTGCCGAAAATCCTCGCAAGACCTTCCTCAACTTCCGCAACAACCTCCGGATGCTCCATCGTAATCTCCCCGAGGACCGTCTGCGCAAGGTCTTTCGCCTTCGTAGAGTCCTTGACCTCCTGGCTGCGGCCGTCTTCCTCCTCTCCGGCAAACCCGGCGATGCCAAGGCGGTCCTCAAGGCGTGGCAGGACTTCCGCTCCTCGAAGCCCGAGAGACGGCCCATCGGAGACAGAGCACAAGCCTACAAATCACTGTATCAACACAGCCTCCTCTTGCGTTATCACATCGCAATGGAGCGGACTTTTTCATCCCTAAAACGATAA
- the mtaB gene encoding tRNA (N(6)-L-threonylcarbamoyladenosine(37)-C(2))-methylthiotransferase MtaB produces MTDNNIFENKTFAYYTLGCKLNFAETSAIGRSLIEYGMRTIRDGETPDLCLINTCSVTELADKKCRQTIRKVHRDFPKARIIVTGCYAQLKPEEVASIEGVDMVLGSNEKVDLVKYLGQLGTPHASSHILHTPVKEINTFAPSVSSEGRTRHFLKVQDGCDYNCSYCTIPKARGRSRNGRIDDLVAQARTVVAEGGREIVLTGVNVGDFGRSTGEKFIDLIKALDEVEGIERFRISSIEPNLITDEAIEFVARSKRFAPHFHIPLQSGSDEVLKLMRRRYNTTLFRHKIETIKRLIPHAFIGVDVIVGTRGERDEYFEECYEFVKSLDISQLHVFSYSERPGTDALNIEYTVDSKVKHRRSKRLIALSAEKLRAFYASHQGSVRRALFEHSSDEDYIYGFTDNYIRVRLPKGAVPEGEVHSVLIGAPSDEDPEVMTATLAE; encoded by the coding sequence ATGACAGACAACAATATATTCGAAAATAAAACCTTTGCGTACTATACGCTGGGCTGTAAGTTGAACTTCGCCGAGACGTCTGCCATCGGGCGTTCGCTCATCGAGTACGGTATGCGTACGATCAGGGATGGGGAGACGCCCGACTTGTGTCTCATCAATACGTGTTCGGTGACGGAGCTGGCGGACAAGAAGTGCCGTCAGACGATACGTAAGGTGCATAGGGACTTCCCCAAGGCACGTATCATCGTCACGGGGTGCTACGCACAGCTCAAGCCCGAGGAGGTGGCTTCGATAGAGGGGGTGGATATGGTTCTTGGGTCGAACGAAAAGGTCGATCTCGTAAAGTATCTCGGTCAGCTCGGTACACCTCATGCTTCGTCACACATCCTCCATACGCCTGTCAAGGAGATCAACACCTTTGCCCCTTCGGTGTCTTCGGAAGGGCGCACCCGACACTTCCTCAAGGTGCAGGACGGATGCGACTACAACTGTTCGTACTGCACGATCCCCAAGGCTCGTGGGCGCAGCCGTAACGGGCGTATCGATGACCTCGTGGCTCAGGCTCGTACCGTGGTCGCCGAAGGTGGCCGAGAGATCGTCCTCACGGGCGTGAATGTCGGAGACTTTGGACGCAGTACGGGTGAGAAGTTCATCGACCTCATCAAGGCCCTTGACGAGGTGGAGGGCATAGAGCGTTTCCGCATCTCCTCGATAGAGCCGAACCTCATCACGGACGAAGCGATAGAGTTCGTCGCAAGGTCGAAGCGATTTGCACCACACTTCCATATCCCCCTCCAGAGTGGGTCGGACGAGGTGCTCAAGCTCATGCGTCGCAGGTACAATACGACCCTCTTCCGCCACAAGATAGAGACGATCAAGAGACTCATCCCCCATGCCTTCATCGGGGTGGATGTCATCGTGGGCACGAGGGGCGAGAGGGACGAGTATTTCGAGGAGTGTTATGAGTTCGTCAAGAGCTTGGACATCTCCCAGCTACACGTGTTCAGTTACTCCGAACGCCCCGGCACGGATGCCCTCAACATCGAATACACGGTGGATTCCAAGGTGAAGCACCGCCGCAGCAAACGCCTCATCGCTCTCAGCGCAGAGAAGCTCCGGGCGTTCTATGCCTCGCATCAGGGCAGTGTGCGCAGGGCACTCTTCGAACACAGTTCGGACGAAGACTACATCTACGGATTTACGGACAACTACATACGTGTGCGCCTGCCCAAGGGGGCTGTCCCCGAGGGTGAGGTCCACAGTGTCCTCATCGGAGCACCATCGGACGAGGATCCCGAAGTAATGACCGCCACCTTGGCTGAATAA
- a CDS encoding lysophospholipid acyltransferase family protein: MTPDFSKKDRIVGSIIYTAMALIGKLPSWWHYGVADVVALCLRKVVGYRLDVVREQLRLSYPDKSDAERARIEKEVYVHLADLFVEYFMMAGFGSKRLRKHVVLRGHEQIEALHEKGHRLVYLTLGHYGNWEWFTGFQDFLPFTQMSVLYKPLKGALNYVMYRLRSKFGTGLIDKTFAPRAIMGMSRSETNRLLIFVADQTPSPQNVHLFTRFLNRDTAVFTGMERLAQKTKSPIAYLRVERPRRGRYVCTVEVLTEDASAHEFGEISARFMHLLEERIDAVPALWLWTHRRWKYGEKEVLDFNPYQEFRRL, encoded by the coding sequence ATGACCCCTGACTTCAGCAAAAAGGACCGTATCGTCGGCAGTATCATCTACACCGCCATGGCACTCATCGGCAAGCTCCCCTCGTGGTGGCATTATGGGGTGGCGGATGTCGTCGCCTTATGCCTTCGCAAGGTCGTGGGCTACCGTCTCGATGTGGTGCGTGAGCAACTCCGTCTCTCTTATCCCGACAAGTCGGACGCCGAGCGTGCAAGGATAGAGAAGGAGGTGTATGTCCATCTGGCAGACCTTTTTGTCGAATACTTCATGATGGCCGGCTTCGGGAGCAAGAGACTCCGCAAGCATGTCGTCCTCAGGGGACACGAGCAGATCGAGGCTTTGCACGAGAAGGGGCATCGTCTCGTGTACCTTACCCTCGGGCATTATGGCAACTGGGAGTGGTTCACGGGCTTTCAAGACTTCCTGCCATTTACGCAGATGAGTGTCCTCTACAAGCCGCTCAAAGGCGCTCTCAACTATGTCATGTACAGGCTGAGGAGCAAGTTTGGCACCGGACTTATCGACAAGACTTTCGCTCCACGTGCCATCATGGGCATGAGCCGAAGCGAGACGAACCGACTCCTCATCTTCGTCGCAGATCAGACCCCTTCGCCACAGAACGTGCACCTCTTCACCCGATTCCTCAACCGAGATACAGCAGTCTTTACCGGTATGGAGCGTCTCGCTCAGAAGACGAAGTCACCGATCGCTTACCTACGTGTGGAGCGTCCTCGCAGAGGGCGGTATGTCTGCACGGTGGAGGTGCTGACGGAGGATGCTTCGGCACATGAGTTCGGGGAGATCTCGGCACGCTTCATGCACCTCCTTGAAGAGCGCATCGATGCCGTGCCTGCCCTTTGGTTGTGGACACACAGACGTTGGAAATACGGGGAAAAGGAGGTTTTGGACTTCAATCCCTATCAGGAGTTCAGACGACTATGA
- the cas2 gene encoding CRISPR-associated endonuclease Cas2 → MPSKILIAYDISSNRCRQKVAKILENYGIRVNKSVFMCTIKTESQLNALLHSFQPIISRKDSLFVLPLCRRCYANAWFEEKKYTPESRRKRRTKII, encoded by the coding sequence ATGCCCTCAAAAATATTGATTGCTTACGATATTTCTTCGAATAGATGTAGACAGAAAGTCGCTAAAATTCTTGAAAACTATGGTATCAGAGTGAATAAATCTGTCTTTATGTGCACCATAAAGACAGAAAGTCAGCTAAACGCCCTATTGCATAGTTTTCAACCCATCATTTCACGAAAAGATTCTCTTTTTGTACTACCTCTTTGTCGTCGTTGTTATGCCAATGCATGGTTTGAAGAAAAAAAATATACCCCTGAGAGTCGACGGAAAAGGAGAACTAAAATCATATAG
- a CDS encoding Bax inhibitor-1/YccA family protein yields the protein MDQEQYQIDRLSVQDIKRTQALQRTLMQYVFLWMAAGLGITGLTSLLLFKNESLIYSLMSSKLLFYGLIIAEIVVVVYLSARISRMSFGMATALFCAYALLNGLTLSPIFLLYTSQSIAETFFITAGTFSVMAIYGYFTKRDLTRWGSLLFMALIGLIIAMVVNFFLRSGVMSLVISIAGVLIFVGLTAYDVQKIKNLFADVDNANDEVKKIAVLGALTLYLDFINLFLYLLRLFGRRR from the coding sequence ATGGATCAGGAACAATATCAGATCGACCGCTTGTCGGTCCAAGACATCAAACGTACCCAGGCTTTGCAACGCACCCTCATGCAGTATGTCTTCTTGTGGATGGCTGCAGGGCTTGGGATCACCGGGCTTACGAGCCTTCTTCTCTTCAAGAACGAGAGTCTCATCTATTCGCTGATGAGCTCCAAACTCCTCTTCTACGGCTTGATCATCGCCGAGATCGTGGTGGTGGTATATCTCAGTGCCCGCATCTCAAGGATGTCTTTCGGCATGGCGACAGCACTCTTCTGTGCCTATGCTCTCCTCAATGGTCTCACTCTCAGCCCTATCTTCTTGCTCTACACTTCGCAGTCGATAGCAGAGACATTCTTTATCACTGCCGGGACATTCTCTGTCATGGCGATCTACGGTTATTTCACCAAGAGAGATCTCACCCGATGGGGCAGTCTCCTCTTCATGGCACTCATAGGCTTGATCATCGCCATGGTGGTGAACTTTTTCTTACGCTCGGGCGTTATGTCATTGGTGATATCGATTGCAGGCGTGCTCATCTTTGTGGGGCTTACGGCTTATGATGTACAGAAGATCAAGAACCTCTTCGCCGATGTCGACAATGCAAACGACGAAGTCAAGAAGATCGCAGTCCTCGGTGCTCTGACCCTTTATCTCGACTTCATCAACCTCTTCCTCTACCTCCTTCGCCTCTTCGGCCGTAGGAGATAA